Below is a genomic region from bacterium.
TGGTAAATCAGCCTTCCGGGCTTTGGGCTTACGCCTCACCAAAAGCGAGGCGTACAAATTCTTCAAGCACCTCCCCTGCCTTGCCAAGAACAGTGGCTGAAGCAGAACCTGTAAGGGGTGTAGGGTCGAGGTTGACCTCCAGAACATACCCGCCGTTTCCGAGGGCCGCATAAGCAAGGGAGGCTGCAGGTTGAACAACATTGGATGTCCCGGCAACGATGAGGAAATCGGATCTCCCCGATGCGATATAGGCCTGTTCAAGAAGCCTGACGTTCAGACTTTCACCGAACCAGACAACGTTGGGACGCATCTGCCCCTGACACAGCTCGCAGGTTACCAACCCTTTCTGACCATGAAGGGTTATGATCGCGGCGCACACCGAACAGCGGGCATGATGCAGATCGCCGTGGATCTGAAAGACATTTTTACTGCCTGCCCTCAGGTGAAGGCCGTCCACATTCTGAGTGATAAGTGTGAAATCAGGGATCCGTCTTTCCAGTTCGGCTATGGCGAAATGAGCAGGGTTAGGCGAAAGCTCCCTTACAAGGTTACGGCGCCAGTGGTACCAGTCCCAAACGAGCTCGGGATCCTTTTCAAAAGCCTGAGGCGTGGCAAGCTGTTCCGGACGGTGATCTTTCCATAATCCGTCCTTCCCCCGAAATGTTGGTACTCCACTCTCGGCGGAAACACCGGCACCGGTGAGGACCACCAGACACTGCGACCCGCGGAGCTTCTCGACCACCTCATCATGGGGTCGGCCGGCCATATCTTCCACGATCGATTACTCTACACATGTCATGGAAAGGACGTTCCTCGAAAATATTGCCTGTTTATCTTTATCGCTGACCTTCAGTTTATGAACCCGATCAATGCTCCATGACGGGCTGCCGTAAGGGTAATCGGATCCGCAAAGGAATTTCCCGGCCCCGTATTCACGGATCAACCCTTCACTGATACCGGCCAGGCTGATATCGAAACGGACATTAGGTTTATGTCCAACAGCTGCCAGGATTCTCTCGGAACCGCCGTTCAGTCCCCCCATGTGGGGAATTATTATCTTTACATCGGGGTATAAATCCACGAACTGGACTGTGACATCAAAGTGTTCTTCGAAGTTAACCGGGACGCCCATATCCATGACCTTGTCCATAAGGGCACTCATCCTCGACTCCGTAAGGGCATCATGTACCTGGCCCTCGTTCATCCCCAGATAGGTCCCTCCAAAATCGTGACCAGGCGTGAACCAGCAGTGCCATTTTATCCCGCGGTAGGGTTCCAGCACTTCCGGATCAGGGATATGGGGGAAGGGGCGATTCTGGCTGTAGGCGTTTCCGCCCACATAGAAAAAGGGAATGTGGCCGTTTTCTGAAGCCATCTCGAGGACATACTGGTTATCTCCCGGGATATCGGAACTTTCGGGATCGGCAAAAATCACAGCCCTGTCCACACCTGCGCGATCCAGGACTTTCTGGACCTCATCCATGAGCAAGTGACGGCGTCCGATATGAACGTGGGCATCGATTATTTCCATGACGATCTCCCTTTGTTAAATGCCGTGATTCGTGACACGTGACTCGTGATTAGAAAAACCATGGACTATCCAAAGTCATCACGTGAGTAATATCATATGGATGTTTCAACGAATCACAAATTTCGAATCACTAATTACGGCTTCAAACTGGTACATACTTCGCCGATGCCGTTTCCGATTCGTTCACCGTCACCGAAACCACCGTGACAGATTGGGGGTCGATGGCCTCGCTGAC
It encodes:
- a CDS encoding NAD-dependent deacylase, which codes for MAGRPHDEVVEKLRGSQCLVVLTGAGVSAESGVPTFRGKDGLWKDHRPEQLATPQAFEKDPELVWDWYHWRRNLVRELSPNPAHFAIAELERRIPDFTLITQNVDGLHLRAGSKNVFQIHGDLHHARCSVCAAIITLHGQKGLVTCELCQGQMRPNVVWFGESLNVRLLEQAYIASGRSDFLIVAGTSNVVQPAASLAYAALGNGGYVLEVNLDPTPLTGSASATVLGKAGEVLEEFVRLAFGEA
- a CDS encoding amidohydrolase family protein, with translation MEIIDAHVHIGRRHLLMDEVQKVLDRAGVDRAVIFADPESSDIPGDNQYVLEMASENGHIPFFYVGGNAYSQNRPFPHIPDPEVLEPYRGIKWHCWFTPGHDFGGTYLGMNEGQVHDALTESRMSALMDKVMDMGVPVNFEEHFDVTVQFVDLYPDVKIIIPHMGGLNGGSERILAAVGHKPNVRFDISLAGISEGLIREYGAGKFLCGSDYPYGSPSWSIDRVHKLKVSDKDKQAIFSRNVLSMTCVE